The Oryza sativa Japonica Group chromosome 11, ASM3414082v1 DNA window cttttgcttttttgttttgctgcaggaaaattcggatttgttttgttgttggaaacattccgaaaaatcctgtgcgtgaaaacggcgtggagtccggataagttacgcgcggcttatccggttcggttacgcggagtggagatcgtgcgggcgccctgatcaagcgacctatctctatataaaccgagctgccgccttcacgcaacacacgcgaaatcaatctagggtttgcctcctactctgtactgcgccgtcgcttgtagactactccatcccgctcgccggcgtgcaccggtgatcgggagagcaggtctccgaaACCTCTGCCTTCgtcgtcctgcaccgggagaagacgacaataaggtttttgggaagtgcttcgcgcgactgctccttgttcgtccgcgacggctcacctttctctccgctcgcgtgcttcgcgccttcgtcgatgctcgcaaccgcgagtagttcctgccgagcaaccggtctttccgccacctcagtacgtgttcgacatgttgcgcatatttgatctgttcatgttttactgcttagtttacatgtgtagatctaatgatgcgttaatgctagtatacgtccgtaatgtcatgatttatgtatagaatatattaaatcattatatgtctatattctCAACAAGGTTCCCTTTGTAATATTTCAACCTACCCATCCTACTGATTAACCACGCCGCAAACCATCTCCCTTAATGTTGTTTTAGTGGTACCATCATCGACTCACCAATTAACCACACCAAGATACCGTCCGTCCTTTACCGTCCCTCTCCCTCGCAACCGCTTAGAGCATATACAAGACAATGAGAGGATAATATGAGATTCAGCAACACGTGAAATAAAACAAGCCataaacatataattaattgaaaattttatttatttcatctTTTTAGTAACTTTTAtctagatctttttttttaaaaaaaacaccatttAACATTTTAGGAAACATTCTCATAAAAAAAGGGGAAAGCATCTCAGCCGTTGAGCCGAACCGAACGTAGCCTAAGACATGCTTATATTTACACATAGACCGGTCACTGATCCGTTAAGCAGTAAGATTTAAACCCTAGCAAATGCACTAAGGTTTAGGTTAATGAAACATCATAAGTATGACGTACGTGTTCAACGGAAGAGGGATGGGATCGATGTGGATATATGCTGGCCGTGAAAACCAAACTAACCAACTACGGAGTAGTAGTAACCACCAATTACACTGAATCCAGAGTGAGTACTTGTGTAGTTGTGTTTGTGTAGTTGTGTATGCTCCCAAATCCTGAAACCACTAGCTAGTGGCATCATTGTCACTCATGGATTCCATCTTCCCTCCTGACCTCCTCCCAACTTGCCCTGCAGCCTCCTGCAACGTACTCCAGTCTCCAGCACACTATAAATAGGCACGAACTTGGCATCCCTATGCAGCAAGAGCCAAAGCCTAAACAAGCTACCTCTAGTTCGTAGCAGCAACAAGCTCCAGCTCGCACACTCCGGCAGCTAGCGAACAATGGCGGCGAGCGGGTGGTGGTGCGGGCTGTCGCTGTGCGCCAAGCCGAAGCAGGTGGCGAGCGAGAGCGTCCACGGCGCGCAGCTCGCGCTGCAGCGGCTCACCGCGGCcaggcgctgcggcggcggcggggacgccgCTTGCGTCGACGTCGAGGCCGGCAAGCCGTGCAAGTGCGGCGAGGAACATACGGAGGCCGCGGCTGCCGGGAGGGTCGCGGCTGTGGAGGCCGTTCACCATGGCAAGCCGACCAGCTCCTTCGCCCACTCCGTCATCAACATGGTCGGAATGCTCATAGGTACAACAAGTTTCTGGCCACCCAAAAATCTTCAGCTTCGTATAATCCAAATTATTTCTCTATATTCTCAAACTCCAACTTAATATTTTAATTAGCATTAATTATACTCGTAAGCTGCTTATCAGAATCCTAAGCTCCTAATTTTTTATGTCAATATCGATGTCATAATTCACATCAAAATGATAATATCTCGAAAAATTAATAGGTTTTAATAATGATATATATTCATAATATTTTGCAGGACTTGGGCAGCTGTCGACTCCGTACGCGCTGGAGAACGGCGGGTGGGCGTCCGtgttcctcctcgtcggcctcgGCGTGATGTGCGCGTACACGGCGCACCTCATCGGCAAGTGCCTTGACGACGACCCGGCCTCCAAGACGTACCAGGACATCGGCGAGCGCGCGTTCGGCGGCAAGGGCCGCGTGGTCGCCTCCGCCTTCATCTACCTCGAGATCTTCTTCGCGCTCGTCTCCTACACCATCTCCCTCAGCGACAACCTCCCGCTCgtcttcgccggcgccgcctcccacctccaCCTGCCGTGGGTGCGCCTCACCGCCACGCAGctgctcaccgtcgccgccgtgctggtGGCGCTCCCCAGCCTGTGGCTCAGGGACCTGTCGACCATCTCCTTCCTGTCCTTCGCCGGCATCGTCATGTCGCTGCTCATCTTCGGCACCGTCGTCTGCGCGGCGGCGttcggcggcgtcggcctcggGGGGTACATCCCGGCGCTGCGGCTGGAGCGGATCCCGGCGGTGTCCGGGCTGTACATGTTCAGCTACGCGGGGCACATCGTGTTCCCCAACATCCACGCCGCCATGAAGGACCCCTCGGCGTTCACCAGGGTGTCCGTCGCGAGCTTCGCCGTGGTCACCGCGCTGTACACGGCGCTGGCGTTCGTCGGCGCGAGCATGTTCGGCCCGAGCGTCAGCTCCCAGATCACGCTCAGCATGCCGCCGGGGCTCGCCGTCACCAGGATCGCGCTCTGGGCGACCGTGCTCACGCCGGTCACCAAGTACGCGCTCGAGTTCGCGCCCTTCGCC harbors:
- the LOC107276021 gene encoding amino acid transporter AVT1H, coding for MAASGWWCGLSLCAKPKQVASESVHGAQLALQRLTAARRCGGGGDAACVDVEAGKPCKCGEEHTEAAAAGRVAAVEAVHHGKPTSSFAHSVINMVGMLIGLGQLSTPYALENGGWASVFLLVGLGVMCAYTAHLIGKCLDDDPASKTYQDIGERAFGGKGRVVASAFIYLEIFFALVSYTISLSDNLPLVFAGAASHLHLPWVRLTATQLLTVAAVLVALPSLWLRDLSTISFLSFAGIVMSLLIFGTVVCAAAFGGVGLGGYIPALRLERIPAVSGLYMFSYAGHIVFPNIHAAMKDPSAFTRVSVASFAVVTALYTALAFVGASMFGPSVSSQITLSMPPGLAVTRIALWATVLTPVTKYALEFAPFAIQLERHLPAAMSPRARTLVRGGVGSAALLLILALALSVPYFQYVLSLTGSLVSVAISIIFPCAFYLKIRWGRVSRPAVALNAAMIAAGVVLAVVGTASSATSLVQSIQKGHAA